One Pongo abelii isolate AG06213 chromosome 12, NHGRI_mPonAbe1-v2.0_pri, whole genome shotgun sequence DNA segment encodes these proteins:
- the LOC100939321 gene encoding putative proline-rich protein 21, whose amino-acid sequence MTLSFKTSIHPSIHPLIRPSPHPSIYPFFHHSIQPSIPSSIHPSLHPSIHPFIHPSIHPFIHPSIHPSIHPSFLPFFPSSMRPSIHPSTHSSLHPSIHPSIHSFIHSSLHPSSTIHLPLHPSIHLSIHPSIYIHPSLYPSIHSFIPLSIYPFLHPSIHPSIYLFIPSSILPSIHPFIFSFIHPLLTPSIHCSIQPSIHPFIPSSIHPFIPSSIDHFIHPSIHPSILPSILPFIHASIHPSIHSFIHSSLHPSSAIHLPLHPSIHLSIHPSIYIHPSLYPSIHPFIPLSIYPFLHPSIHPSIHLSIHPFIHSSIHSSIHLFIHPSIAHSIHPLLHPTIHPSIHPFIHPSIHPSIHPSIHHPCVQQVFTEHLLCAKHSPQNLGNTSKQNQQQSFTTWMLQFDGKRERNKIGE is encoded by the coding sequence ATGACTTTGAGCTTTAagacatccatccatccatctatccatcccctCATCCGTCCATCccctcatccatccatctatcccttCTTCCATCActccatccagccatccatcccttcatcaatccatccatcccttcatccatccatccatcccttcatccatccatccatccatcccttcatccatccatcaatccatccatccatccatccatccttccttccattcttccctTCATCCAtgcgtccatccatccatccatccactcattcatcccttcatccatccatccatccatccatccattccttcATCCACTCATCCCTTCATCCATCGTCTACCATTCATTTGccccttcatccatccattcatttatccatccatccatccatttacatccatccatccctttatccgtccattcactcattcatccctttatccatctatccattcctccatccatccatccatccatccatttatctattcatcccttcatccattcttccatccattcatccattcatcttttcattcatccatccattgctcactccatccatccattgctccatccaaccatccatccatccattcatcccttcatccatccatccattcatcccatCATCCATCGAtcacttcatccatccatcaatccatccatccatccttccttccattcttccctTCATCCAtgcgtccatccatccatccatccattccttcATCCACTCATCCCTTCATCCATCGTCTGCCATTCATTTGccccttcatccatccattcatttatccatccatccatccatttacatccatccatccctttatccatccattcacccattcatccctttatccatctatccattcctccatccatccatccatccatccatccatttatctattcatcccttcatccattcttccatccattcatccattcatcttttcattcatccatccattgctcactccatccatccattgctccatccaaccatccatccatccattcatcccttcatccatccatccatccatccttccatccatccttccattcatCATCCATGTGTTCAGCaagtatttactgaacacctattaTGTGCGAAGCACTCTCCTCAGAACTTAGGAAATACcagtaaacaaaatcaacaacaaTCCTTCACCACCTGGATGTTACAATTtgatgggaagagagaaagaaataaaattggtgAGTGA